A single window of Thalassomonas viridans DNA harbors:
- a CDS encoding YifB family Mg chelatase-like AAA ATPase, translating into MALACVYSRARLGLESPQVAVEVHLANGLPAFNIVGLPETSVKEAKDRVRSALLNCGYEFPAKRITINLAPADLPKEGGRFDLPIAVGILVASDQLPIADLHQYEFAGELALSGEIREIVGEIPLAIASKTQDRTLFIPRANANQASWVRDAKIHALDHLTQLYPHFLRQSRLPLVEAKTGSTPAKSSSEDMADVVGQPLAKRALEIAASGGHNLLFIGPPGTGKTMLASRLPGILPLMTEEEALSAAAIQSISHQPINEQSWLRRPFRAPHHTASSAALVGGGSQPKPGEISLAHNGVLFLDELPEFDRKVLDVLREPMESGEVTISRALLKQTFPARFQLVAAMNPSPTGFYNDNRSTPEQVLRYLNRLSGPFLDRIDIQIEVARLPRGIWSGENKTSENSAVIQQRVDTCRQRQVQRQGLANAHLSSAQVRRYCQLSRDDNEFLELAVEKLGMSTRAHHKILKIARTLADMEASEKIKHEHLIEALSYRAMDRLLRHLTDAVSA; encoded by the coding sequence ATGGCATTAGCATGTGTTTACAGCAGGGCGCGGCTGGGTCTTGAATCGCCGCAAGTGGCGGTGGAAGTCCATCTCGCCAATGGCCTGCCGGCCTTTAATATCGTCGGTTTGCCGGAAACTTCGGTCAAGGAAGCCAAAGACAGGGTACGCAGTGCGCTGCTCAACTGCGGTTATGAATTTCCCGCCAAACGTATCACCATCAACCTGGCGCCGGCGGATTTGCCCAAAGAAGGCGGCCGTTTCGATCTGCCCATAGCCGTCGGCATCCTGGTGGCCTCGGATCAGCTGCCGATAGCGGATCTGCACCAATACGAATTTGCCGGTGAGCTGGCGCTTTCCGGCGAGATCCGGGAAATTGTCGGAGAAATTCCGCTGGCGATTGCCAGCAAAACCCAGGACAGGACCCTGTTTATCCCCAGGGCAAACGCCAACCAGGCAAGCTGGGTCAGGGACGCAAAAATCCATGCCCTGGATCATTTAACCCAGCTTTACCCCCACTTCCTGCGCCAGAGCAGGCTGCCTTTGGTCGAGGCGAAAACCGGAAGCACACCGGCCAAAAGCAGCAGCGAAGACATGGCGGATGTGGTCGGCCAGCCACTGGCAAAACGGGCACTGGAAATTGCCGCCAGCGGCGGCCACAACCTGTTGTTTATCGGGCCGCCGGGAACGGGAAAAACCATGCTCGCCAGCCGCTTACCCGGCATATTACCGCTGATGACGGAAGAAGAGGCCCTGTCGGCAGCCGCCATCCAGTCCATCAGCCACCAGCCCATAAACGAGCAGTCCTGGCTGAGGCGGCCGTTTCGCGCCCCGCACCATACGGCATCTTCTGCCGCCTTAGTCGGCGGCGGCAGCCAGCCCAAACCCGGCGAGATCTCCCTGGCCCATAACGGGGTCCTGTTCCTGGACGAATTGCCGGAATTCGACCGTAAGGTGCTGGATGTGCTGCGCGAGCCGATGGAATCCGGCGAAGTCACCATCTCACGGGCCTTGCTCAAACAAACCTTTCCCGCCCGCTTCCAGCTGGTGGCGGCCATGAATCCCAGCCCCACAGGTTTTTACAATGACAACCGCAGCACCCCGGAGCAGGTATTGCGCTACCTCAACCGTTTGTCCGGGCCTTTTCTGGATCGCATCGATATCCAGATCGAAGTCGCCCGTCTTCCCCGGGGCATCTGGTCCGGGGAAAATAAAACCAGCGAGAACAGCGCCGTTATCCAGCAGCGGGTCGACACTTGCCGGCAACGCCAGGTTCAGCGGCAGGGGCTGGCAAATGCCCACCTGAGCAGTGCCCAGGTGCGCCGCTATTGCCAGCTGAGCAGGGATGACAATGAGTTCCTGGAGCTGGCGGTGGAAAAGCTGGGAATGTCGACCCGGGCACACCACAAGATTTTAAAAATTGCCCGCACCCTGGCGGATATGGAAGCCAGTGAAAAAATCAAACACGAACACTTAATCGAAGCCCTATCGTACCGCGCCATGGACAGATTATTGCGTCACCTGACCGATGCGGTATCAGCATGA
- the ilvG gene encoding acetolactate synthase 2 catalytic subunit gives MASKIAKKQELTGASLLFQVLQQHGVKDVFGYPGGAIMPIYDALYDSEVKHYLCRHEQGAAFSAIGYARACGKVGVCFATSGPGATNLITGLADAMSDSIPVVAITGQVSTKAMGSDAFQEVDIIGLSLACTKHCFQVKDVNELEEVLNQAFAMALSGRQGPVLVDIPKDVQLAALNRKTAGASRLTTAPRQEAKAEQAPANVGAALALLSQAKKPVLYVGGGVGMAGAVPQLREFIEISGMPSVSTLKGLGAVDSKTDSYLGMLGMHGTKAANLAVQQCDLLMAVGARFDDRVTGKLAEFAPDAKVIHFDIDPAEISKRRVADAVVLGDLKVNLPACALPLDIEAWRTRCLHMKDSFSWNYNHPGEGIFAPALLNQLSQAMPENTVVTTDVGQHQMWSAQHMAFSDPGNFLTSGGQGAMGFGLPAAIGAQVSRGQDTVIAVSGDGSFMMNVQELSTIKRYGLPVKIVLIDNAKLGMVRQWQQLFFEQRYSETDLSDNPDFVTLAGAFDIKGKTITQKSEIGAAIEDMLSHDGAYLLQVKISASDNVWPLVPPETANDEMMESH, from the coding sequence ATGGCAAGCAAGATCGCAAAAAAACAAGAGTTAACAGGCGCATCATTACTGTTTCAGGTACTGCAGCAACACGGGGTGAAAGATGTTTTCGGCTATCCCGGCGGCGCGATTATGCCGATTTATGATGCCCTGTATGACAGCGAGGTAAAACACTATCTTTGCCGTCATGAGCAGGGAGCGGCGTTTTCAGCCATAGGTTATGCCCGTGCCTGCGGCAAGGTGGGGGTATGTTTTGCCACTTCCGGCCCTGGGGCGACTAACCTGATCACCGGCCTTGCCGATGCCATGTCGGATTCCATTCCTGTGGTTGCCATCACCGGCCAGGTGTCTACTAAGGCCATGGGGTCGGACGCGTTCCAGGAAGTGGATATTATCGGTTTGTCGCTGGCCTGTACCAAGCATTGTTTCCAGGTTAAAGACGTTAATGAGCTGGAAGAGGTGTTGAACCAGGCTTTTGCCATGGCGCTGTCCGGCCGCCAGGGGCCCGTGCTGGTGGATATTCCCAAAGATGTCCAGCTGGCGGCTTTAAACCGTAAAACGGCAGGTGCTTCCCGGCTGACGACAGCTCCCCGGCAGGAAGCTAAGGCAGAGCAGGCTCCCGCCAATGTCGGCGCCGCCCTGGCCCTGCTGAGCCAGGCTAAAAAACCTGTGTTATATGTCGGCGGCGGTGTCGGTATGGCCGGTGCCGTGCCGCAATTGCGTGAATTTATCGAGATCAGCGGCATGCCCAGCGTGTCTACCTTAAAGGGACTGGGAGCGGTAGATTCGAAAACCGATAGCTATTTGGGCATGCTGGGCATGCACGGCACCAAAGCCGCCAATCTGGCGGTACAGCAGTGTGATTTGCTGATGGCGGTGGGTGCCAGGTTTGACGACAGGGTGACCGGGAAACTGGCGGAATTCGCCCCCGACGCCAAGGTCATACATTTTGATATCGACCCGGCGGAAATCAGCAAGCGCCGCGTCGCCGACGCCGTGGTGTTAGGAGACTTAAAGGTGAATTTACCCGCCTGTGCCCTGCCGCTGGATATCGAAGCCTGGCGTACCCGGTGCCTGCATATGAAGGACAGTTTTTCCTGGAATTATAACCATCCCGGCGAGGGCATCTTTGCCCCGGCACTGTTAAACCAATTGTCACAGGCCATGCCGGAAAACACTGTGGTTACTACCGATGTCGGCCAGCACCAGATGTGGAGCGCGCAGCATATGGCCTTTAGCGATCCGGGGAATTTCCTTACCAGCGGCGGCCAGGGCGCCATGGGGTTTGGTTTGCCGGCGGCGATCGGCGCCCAGGTGAGCCGGGGGCAGGATACCGTGATTGCCGTCTCCGGAGACGGTTCTTTTATGATGAATGTCCAGGAGCTTTCCACCATCAAACGCTACGGTCTGCCGGTAAAAATCGTACTGATCGACAACGCCAAACTCGGCATGGTACGCCAGTGGCAGCAACTGTTTTTTGAGCAGCGCTACAGCGAAACCGACTTATCCGATAACCCGGACTTTGTCACCCTGGCGGGGGCTTTTGATATCAAAGGCAAAACCATCACGCAAAAAAGTGAAATCGGCGCGGCCATTGAAGACATGCTCAGCCATGACGGCGCTTACCTTTTGCAGGTGAAAATTTCCGCCAGCGACAATGTCTGGCCGTTAGTGCCGCCGGAAACCGCCAATGACGAGATGATGGAGAGTCATTGA
- the ilvM gene encoding acetolactate synthase 2 small subunit translates to MNQHTLKITASDQPTVLERLLQVTRYRGFVVTGMTMFPQEADGELAIEISVRSENSIDNLYHQLDKLFDIRDIRVDNTTSLQCRA, encoded by the coding sequence ATGAACCAACATACATTGAAGATCACCGCATCGGATCAGCCTACTGTGCTGGAAAGGTTATTGCAGGTCACCCGCTACCGCGGATTTGTCGTCACCGGTATGACCATGTTTCCCCAGGAGGCGGACGGGGAACTGGCGATAGAAATTTCGGTGCGCAGCGAAAACTCCATCGACAATTTATACCATCAATTAGATAAATTATTCGACATCAGGGATATCAGGGTTGACAATACCACATCACTGCAATGTCGCGCATAA
- a CDS encoding branched-chain amino acid transaminase — MAKVSAELIWFNGELIPWQNATVHVMSHALHYGSSVFEGIRAYKTHKGTCIFRLKEHIERLFDSAKIYRMDIPYTVEEVMQACKDAVTKNKLEAAYLRPLAFLGDVGMGLRPPADAKADLMIAAFSWEAYLGADAIENGVEVGVSSWNRLAPNTMPTAAKAGGNYLSSQLISMEAGRHGYTEGIAMDVNNQISEGAGQNLFLVRKGIIYTPPGTASILQGLTRDAVLVLAKDLGYEVREETISREALYLADEFFMTGTATEIVPVKTVDGLPVGKGGRGPVTKALQDAFFGIFDGSTEDKWGWLEPIA; from the coding sequence ATGGCTAAAGTAAGTGCTGAACTCATTTGGTTTAATGGTGAACTCATTCCATGGCAGAACGCTACCGTGCATGTGATGAGCCACGCATTACATTATGGTTCATCCGTGTTTGAAGGGATCCGGGCCTATAAGACCCATAAGGGCACCTGTATTTTTCGCTTAAAAGAGCATATCGAGCGTTTGTTTGACTCCGCCAAAATCTACCGTATGGATATTCCCTATACGGTGGAAGAAGTAATGCAGGCCTGTAAAGATGCCGTCACCAAAAATAAACTTGAAGCCGCCTACCTCAGGCCGCTGGCTTTCCTTGGCGATGTCGGCATGGGCCTGCGTCCGCCGGCGGATGCCAAGGCAGACCTGATGATTGCCGCCTTTAGCTGGGAAGCCTATTTAGGGGCCGATGCGATCGAGAACGGCGTAGAAGTCGGGGTGTCCAGCTGGAACCGCCTGGCGCCGAATACCATGCCGACCGCGGCAAAAGCCGGCGGTAACTACCTGTCATCCCAGTTAATTTCTATGGAAGCCGGCCGTCACGGTTATACCGAAGGCATTGCCATGGATGTTAACAACCAGATCAGCGAAGGGGCGGGCCAGAACCTGTTCCTGGTACGCAAAGGCATCATTTATACCCCGCCGGGCACGGCTTCCATCCTGCAGGGCTTAACCCGGGATGCGGTGTTGGTACTGGCAAAAGACTTGGGTTACGAGGTGCGTGAAGAAACCATCTCCCGCGAAGCCCTGTACCTGGCGGACGAATTCTTTATGACGGGCACCGCCACAGAAATCGTGCCGGTGAAAACCGTTGACGGCCTGCCGGTGGGCAAAGGCGGTCGCGGCCCGGTAACCAAGGCCTTACAGGATGCCTTCTTCGGTATCTTCGATGGCAGCACAGAAGACAAATGGGGCTGGTTAGAGCCGATCGCCTAA
- the ilvD gene encoding dihydroxy-acid dehydratase, translated as MPKLRSATSTQGRNMAGARALWRATGMTDNDFGKPIIAVVNSFTQFVPGHVHLKDMGQLVAGAIAEAGGVAKEFNTIAVDDGIAMGHSGMLYSLPSRDLIADSVEYMVNAHCADAMVCISNCDKITPGMMMAAMRLNIPVIFVSGGPMEAGKTKLSDQIIKLDLVDAMIQGADPTVSDEQSDQIERSACPTCGSCSGMFTANSMNCLAEALGLALPGNGSMLATHADRKQLFLQAGREIVNLTRRYYQDDDESALPRNIANKTAFENAMCLDIAMGGSSNTVLHLLAAANEAEIDFTMADIDRLSRKVPHLCKVAPATQEYHMEDVHRAGGVVAILGELARAGLLDTRVSNVLGISLADLLEKYDVALTQDEAVKDFYRAGPAGIRTTQAFSQDCRYDTLDIDREQGCIRTREHAFSQEGGLAVLSGNIAPDGCIVKTAGVAEDNLTFTGPAHVFESQEDAVEGILGGKVVAGEVVVIRYEGPKGGPGMQEMLYPTTYLKSMGLGKACALITDGRFSGGTSGLSIGHISPEAANGGAIGLVEQGDIIHIDIPRREIKLQLPDEELIRRRSRMQDQQKAWQPKDRVRPISYALKNYAMLATSADKGAVRDRKLLDGESYD; from the coding sequence ATGCCAAAATTAAGATCTGCAACTTCTACCCAGGGCCGTAATATGGCGGGCGCCCGCGCACTCTGGCGTGCAACCGGTATGACGGACAATGACTTTGGCAAGCCTATTATTGCCGTGGTGAATTCTTTTACCCAGTTTGTGCCCGGACATGTGCATTTAAAAGATATGGGACAGCTGGTGGCGGGCGCCATAGCCGAGGCCGGCGGTGTCGCCAAAGAATTTAATACCATCGCCGTGGACGACGGTATCGCCATGGGGCACAGCGGCATGCTCTACAGCTTGCCTTCGCGGGATCTGATCGCCGATTCGGTGGAATATATGGTAAACGCCCATTGCGCCGATGCCATGGTATGTATCTCCAATTGCGACAAGATCACCCCGGGCATGATGATGGCGGCGATGCGCCTGAATATCCCGGTGATCTTTGTTTCCGGCGGCCCGATGGAAGCCGGTAAAACCAAATTGTCGGATCAGATCATTAAATTAGACCTGGTGGATGCTATGATCCAGGGGGCGGATCCGACAGTGTCCGACGAACAAAGCGACCAGATAGAAAGATCCGCCTGTCCCACCTGCGGCTCCTGCTCCGGCATGTTTACCGCCAATTCCATGAATTGCCTGGCGGAAGCCCTGGGCCTGGCCCTGCCGGGCAACGGCTCTATGCTGGCCACCCATGCCGACAGGAAGCAACTGTTTTTGCAGGCGGGACGTGAAATCGTCAACCTGACCAGGCGTTATTACCAGGACGATGACGAGTCCGCCCTGCCCCGCAATATCGCCAATAAAACCGCCTTTGAAAACGCCATGTGCCTGGATATCGCCATGGGGGGCTCCAGCAACACGGTACTGCATTTGCTGGCGGCCGCCAACGAGGCGGAAATTGATTTTACCATGGCGGATATCGACCGTTTGTCCCGCAAGGTGCCGCATTTATGTAAGGTGGCCCCTGCCACCCAGGAATATCATATGGAAGACGTGCATCGCGCCGGTGGCGTGGTGGCTATCCTGGGGGAGCTGGCCCGGGCAGGCTTGCTCGACACCCGGGTGAGCAATGTTTTAGGCATCAGCCTGGCAGACTTATTGGAAAAATATGATGTTGCCTTAACCCAAGACGAAGCGGTGAAAGACTTTTACCGCGCCGGTCCCGCCGGTATACGCACCACCCAGGCCTTTAGCCAGGACTGCCGTTACGACACTCTGGACATCGACCGTGAACAGGGCTGTATCCGCACCCGGGAGCATGCCTTTTCCCAGGAAGGCGGACTGGCGGTATTATCCGGCAATATCGCCCCGGACGGCTGTATCGTGAAAACCGCCGGGGTGGCGGAAGATAATTTAACTTTCACCGGGCCGGCCCATGTATTTGAAAGCCAGGAAGACGCCGTGGAAGGTATCCTGGGGGGCAAAGTGGTTGCCGGTGAAGTGGTGGTGATCCGTTATGAAGGGCCTAAAGGCGGGCCGGGTATGCAGGAAATGCTTTACCCTACCACCTACCTGAAATCTATGGGGCTGGGCAAGGCCTGTGCCCTGATCACCGACGGACGTTTCTCCGGCGGCACTTCCGGCCTGTCTATCGGGCATATTTCGCCGGAAGCGGCCAACGGCGGCGCCATCGGCCTGGTTGAGCAGGGGGATATTATCCATATCGATATTCCCAGGCGGGAGATCAAATTACAGCTCCCGGATGAGGAGCTGATCAGGCGCCGCAGCCGGATGCAGGACCAACAAAAGGCCTGGCAGCCTAAAGACAGGGTGCGTCCCATCAGCTATGCCCTGAAAAATTACGCTATGCTGGCCACCAGTGCCGATAAAGGGGCGGTGCGCGACCGTAAACTGCTCGACGGAGAAAGTTATGACTAA
- the ilvA gene encoding threonine ammonia-lyase, biosynthetic gives MTNAGDARVADNISDMDYLRRILLAPVYDIAVETELTPLTKLSSRLNNQIFLKREDQQPVHSFKLRGAYNKLSNLSEQECIHGVVAASAGNHAQGLALSASKLGIKATIVMPITTPDIKVDNVRRFGAEVRLIGRSFNEAQAASLKFAREEKKTLIHPFDDIDVIAGQGTVAKELLQQQPNADVVFVPVGGGGLLAGMAVYLKQLRPDIKIIGVEAEDSACLQAAFEAGGPVDLDQVGLFADGVAVKRIGKLTFDLIKRYCDQVITVNSDEICAAIKDIFEQTRVIAEPAGALSLAAVNKYCQGSGGDELLVAVLSGANMNFHSLRYVSERCELGEQKEAVFAVTIPEKKGSFRRFCQALAGRVITEFNYRYVGSDKAHIFVGIRLSGQQERQQLAQILEQARYKVRDFTDNELAKLHVRYMIGGQNPMPVNERIFRFQFPEYPGALEQFLDTLGELWNITLFHYRNHGAAFGQVLAGFEVREEEEQEFFAHLEALGYRWQEETDNPAYQAFLTR, from the coding sequence ATGACTAACGCCGGAGATGCCCGGGTTGCCGACAATATCAGCGATATGGATTACCTGCGCCGCATCTTGCTGGCGCCGGTTTATGATATCGCCGTGGAAACCGAGCTGACGCCGCTCACTAAATTGTCATCACGCTTGAATAACCAGATCTTTCTCAAGCGGGAAGACCAGCAGCCGGTGCATTCCTTTAAATTGCGCGGCGCCTATAACAAGCTGAGCAACCTTTCCGAGCAGGAATGTATTCACGGCGTGGTGGCGGCTTCCGCCGGCAACCATGCCCAGGGGCTGGCGCTGTCGGCGAGCAAATTGGGCATCAAGGCCACCATCGTCATGCCGATAACCACCCCGGATATCAAGGTGGACAATGTCCGCCGTTTCGGCGCCGAAGTGCGCCTGATCGGCCGCAGTTTTAATGAGGCCCAGGCGGCGTCACTGAAGTTTGCCCGGGAAGAAAAGAAAACCCTGATCCATCCATTTGACGATATCGATGTTATCGCCGGCCAGGGAACCGTGGCAAAAGAATTATTGCAGCAGCAGCCCAATGCCGATGTGGTGTTCGTGCCGGTCGGCGGCGGCGGGCTGCTGGCGGGTATGGCGGTGTATCTGAAACAATTGCGCCCGGACATCAAAATTATCGGCGTCGAAGCGGAAGACTCGGCCTGCCTGCAGGCGGCCTTCGAAGCGGGCGGCCCGGTAGATCTCGACCAGGTGGGCCTGTTTGCCGACGGGGTGGCGGTAAAGCGTATCGGCAAGCTGACCTTTGATCTGATCAAACGTTACTGCGACCAGGTGATCACGGTTAACAGCGACGAGATTTGTGCGGCGATAAAAGATATCTTTGAGCAGACCCGGGTGATTGCCGAACCCGCAGGCGCCCTGTCGCTGGCGGCGGTGAACAAATATTGCCAGGGCAGCGGCGGCGATGAGCTTTTGGTGGCGGTATTATCCGGCGCTAACATGAACTTTCACAGCTTGCGTTACGTGTCGGAGCGTTGCGAATTAGGCGAGCAAAAGGAAGCCGTGTTTGCGGTGACTATCCCGGAGAAAAAAGGCAGTTTCCGCCGTTTCTGCCAGGCGCTGGCAGGCAGGGTGATCACCGAATTCAATTACCGCTATGTCGGCAGCGACAAAGCCCATATTTTTGTCGGCATCCGCTTAAGTGGCCAGCAGGAGCGACAGCAACTGGCGCAGATTCTAGAGCAGGCCAGGTATAAAGTGCGGGATTTCACCGACAACGAGCTGGCCAAGTTGCATGTGCGTTATATGATAGGCGGACAAAACCCCATGCCGGTGAACGAGCGCATCTTCCGCTTCCAGTTTCCCGAGTATCCGGGAGCCCTGGAGCAGTTTCTCGATACCCTGGGGGAGCTGTGGAACATTACCCTGTTCCATTACCGCAACCACGGCGCCGCCTTTGGCCAGGTACTGGCGGGTTTTGAGGTCCGGGAGGAGGAAGAGCAGGAGTTTTTTGCACACCTTGAAGCCCTGGGTTACCGCTGGCAGGAAGAAACCGACAACCCCGCCTATCAGGCGTTTCTAACCCGTTAA
- a CDS encoding peptidase domain-containing ABC transporter gives MDTSSPGAKLQFWHRKTLPLLLQSEATECGLASLAMVAGYHGYKTDLLAMRQKFSLSLEGATLLDIMHFAEKLEMTSRPLRIELDDMQHLQTPCILHWDLNHFVVLKSANAKGIVIHDPASGVRKLKLEEVSGHFTGIALELSPTQAFEHKEPPPSLRFSDFWSKITGLTKSLTLIFTLSLLIQVFALASPYYIQLVVDDVILTGDTSLLTVLAIGFFLLLLFETVTNAIRRLSLMHFANLMSIQLGANLFHHLIRLPLQYFEKRHMGDVVSRFGSLQEVKRLLTTGVIETIIDGLMALITLGMIFFYSPALSAVVLAAVCLYAAIRFLTYKPYRAISEQEIIARAEENSNFMETVRGIQTIKLFGSEVKREGQWQNRFAAAINQNIRFGNFVISYDAINRFLFGVENIAVIYLAAHLVIDGGFSTGMLFAFMAYKRQFIDKMAALIEKVIEFKMLGLHFERLADIALTEKEVLQEDDAKPHKIQGKITLENVSFSYSDAGQDVIHGVNMNINAGESVAITGPSGSGKSTLLKVMLGLNLPQQGQVLIDDIPLQQLGHKQYRQQVAAVMQDDELLSGSVADNIAFFDSPIDMEHLVYCAELAAIHDDISNMPMGYNSLIGDMGSSLSGGQKQRIILARALYKKPKILFMDEATSHLDTQLESDINEAVKRLDITRVIIAHRKETIASADREIKISAYEKAEAESSEQTAG, from the coding sequence ATGGATACTTCTTCTCCCGGCGCAAAATTACAGTTTTGGCATCGCAAAACCTTACCTTTGCTGCTGCAATCGGAAGCCACCGAATGCGGCCTGGCATCCCTGGCCATGGTGGCGGGCTATCACGGTTATAAAACCGATCTTTTGGCGATGCGGCAAAAGTTCAGCCTGTCCCTGGAAGGGGCCACTTTGCTCGATATCATGCACTTTGCCGAAAAGCTGGAAATGACCTCCCGGCCGCTGCGTATCGAACTCGACGATATGCAGCACCTGCAGACCCCCTGTATTTTGCACTGGGACCTCAACCATTTTGTCGTGCTTAAATCCGCCAATGCCAAGGGCATAGTGATCCATGATCCGGCGTCCGGCGTCAGGAAACTCAAACTCGAAGAGGTCTCGGGACATTTTACCGGCATAGCGCTGGAGCTGAGCCCGACCCAGGCGTTCGAGCATAAAGAGCCGCCGCCGAGCCTGAGATTCAGCGACTTCTGGAGCAAGATCACCGGCCTGACCAAGTCCCTGACGCTGATTTTTACCCTGTCGCTGCTGATCCAGGTATTCGCCCTGGCCAGCCCTTATTATATCCAGCTGGTGGTGGATGACGTTATCCTCACCGGGGATACGTCCCTGCTCACCGTGCTGGCGATAGGCTTTTTCCTGCTGCTGCTGTTTGAAACCGTCACCAATGCCATCCGGCGGCTGTCCCTGATGCATTTTGCCAACCTGATGAGTATCCAGCTCGGCGCCAACCTGTTTCACCACCTGATCCGCCTGCCGCTGCAATATTTTGAAAAGCGCCATATGGGGGATGTGGTATCCCGTTTCGGCTCGCTGCAGGAGGTCAAACGCCTGCTGACCACCGGGGTGATAGAAACCATAATCGACGGTCTGATGGCGCTGATCACCTTAGGCATGATCTTCTTTTACAGCCCGGCGCTGTCGGCTGTGGTACTGGCCGCGGTCTGCCTGTATGCCGCGATCCGCTTTCTGACCTATAAGCCCTACCGGGCCATCAGCGAGCAGGAAATTATTGCCCGCGCCGAGGAAAACAGTAACTTTATGGAAACCGTGCGCGGCATCCAGACCATCAAGCTGTTCGGCTCGGAAGTGAAAAGGGAAGGCCAGTGGCAAAACCGTTTTGCTGCCGCCATCAACCAGAATATCCGCTTCGGCAACTTCGTGATTTCCTACGACGCCATTAACCGCTTCCTGTTCGGCGTTGAAAATATCGCGGTGATTTACCTGGCCGCCCACCTGGTCATAGACGGCGGTTTCAGTACCGGTATGTTGTTTGCCTTTATGGCCTATAAACGGCAGTTTATCGACAAGATGGCGGCGCTGATCGAAAAGGTTATCGAATTTAAAATGCTGGGACTGCACTTCGAACGTCTGGCGGATATCGCCCTGACAGAAAAAGAAGTCTTGCAGGAAGACGATGCCAAACCCCATAAGATCCAGGGGAAAATCACCCTGGAGAATGTCTCCTTCAGCTACAGCGATGCCGGCCAGGATGTGATCCACGGCGTCAATATGAATATCAATGCCGGCGAATCCGTAGCCATCACCGGGCCTTCCGGCAGCGGTAAATCCACCCTGCTGAAGGTCATGCTCGGCCTGAACCTGCCGCAACAGGGCCAGGTGCTGATCGACGATATTCCGCTGCAGCAGCTGGGGCATAAGCAATACCGCCAGCAGGTTGCCGCTGTTATGCAGGACGATGAACTGCTGTCGGGATCTGTGGCGGACAATATCGCCTTTTTTGACAGTCCGATAGATATGGAGCATTTGGTGTATTGCGCCGAACTGGCGGCGATCCATGACGATATCAGCAATATGCCTATGGGTTATAACAGCCTTATCGGCGATATGGGTTCCAGCTTGTCCGGCGGACAGAAGCAACGCATCATACTCGCCCGGGCCCTGTATAAGAAACCGAAAATCCTCTTTATGGATGAAGCCACCAGCCACCTGGATACCCAGCTGGAATCGGATATTAACGAAGCGGTTAAGCGCCTGGATATCACCCGGGTGATTATCGCCCACCGCAAGGAAACCATAGCCTCGGCGGACAGGGAAATTAAAATCAGCGCCTATGAAAAGGCGGAAGCGGAGTCCAGCGAACAAACGGCTGGTTAA